ACTGATACCAAATTGTAATGAGCCCCTTCATAGTAACTAAGAATGGATGTAATTCGAGGACATCACCCTCCAAGAATTAGAGAGAGAAATacgagagagagaagaaaagataaagagagagagaaatagttGATACTGAATTCCGAAGTTGGCCTCCTTTCCAACTCACAGTTGCCTTTTATAGATGAATTGTGTATGAAAATACCACCAACTTATTACAGTTCAGCCATCTAACTACTTAAACGATAGCTATGAAACGATAccctttttatttacatttactTATACTAAACGACACAATCACAATCAGTTATATTCAAATAACCAACACTTAACAAAACGCTGCGTATTGAACATTTTCTTTGCAACACTAATTCCTTCAGCTTACTCATGTTGGCCTCGATCCATGATCTCGTCCATTCTTGCATAATTCCAACCCATAACACACCTCTTAGTGCAACATTCAAAATGGGTAGCAGATACGGCTTAATGGATGCATTCTTATTCGGACTACATTTCTAATAGGGTGTTATTAGACAAAGAGATGTTTTGATCATGTGTTGTTTTCTGGAACTGATGTATTATGTTGttttaagaagaaaatgaattttgtttatcaaaaaaataaaaaaaattatctttttaactAAACCAATTTGATACATGCATACTAGCCGAAGAGTCGAAGACCATCTAGCAGACTAGTACTAGGAAGGTTACAAAGATCAATCATGGAACAGTTTCACAGGCAATCGCCTGAACCAATCAGAAACGATATATATCACtgaagcaggaaaaaaaaaaaaaaaaaagagagagagaactccAACCTTAAAAGAACATTAAGAAATAGTCATAAATGTGCCATTGTAAAAGTAAAAGCCAAAAggaaagataaaaaaggagcaAGATGAAGAGATATTAATTATTCGCGAGAGAGAGGGAATCCGATTCCATGACGCTTGCTGGGGAATGCAATGAACAACAAACTGCAAACCACGCCAATCCAAATAGGTAATGCGACAAGAAGTTCCTTAAACTCCTCAGACGGTGCCGGATAGAAGCACTTAACAACGTTTTTATCAAACAATGCCACTGCAGCAAAAACCAGTATCGACAAGAATGCATGGAAAAAATCAATAAACCTTAGCCTGTACTTCTCAGCCTCCTCGGGTCCGAGTGTCACTAACCCATCAATCACCCACAAGCCTTGAAATGTTGCCAAACCATATCGAACTTTGCCTCTCGCATCCCTGAAGCTGTCGGTGAAGCACAAGATAAAGCACGAGAAGCAACAGCCTGCAAGGACGCATAAAGTCCTGACCTGGCTTGTGATGGTGTGGCACTGGCCTTGTTGAGTGAATATTGGGGACATGAATTGGAACGAGAGGACTGTCCCCGTGGGAAGAAGATTGGCCAAATGTGCTGACATTTTGAAGGTCTTTCTCATGGCCTTTTGTGCAGGAGTTTTGGGGTTTATGGGGGCTAAAACTGGTGCATTTTCCAGAAGTGGTTGCTGTGTTTCTAGGAAAGCCACGAGAGATTCTTGGTTTTGTACGTTCTTCGACTCCATTGATAGACCAAACTAATTCtgatctttttctttgatctgtTTATACTTTTATAGGATGTTTTTCACAACTCTCtattgaagaaaagaaatgtcaTGAATGGAGCTGGGATAAAAACCCAGAGAGCAACTCAGAATTAGTGCAGATTTGTTTTTCCGTTTAGTGACAAGACAAACGGGTAAAAGTTGATGGCCTGTTCTTAAAAACTCccattttttttcaatgtgaGATGGCTATAGACTAGTAACTGTTGTGGAATTAATTCgcaatattttaattaggaGGCATTTAGTTAATTTGCTTTTATTAGGGAGGTTCCACCAgcaatgtttttatttaattgtggcttaaaataattaatgtttGCTAAGGTTGAATGAAGGAGAACTTTAGATGATGGTTTCTTGTTTCGACATTTTCCTACGTTTGAGGAGTGCTATACAAATCTTAATGACATGCACATGAGAAACTTAAAAGGGATTAATTGTATAGGgcaaaaccaaaaaatatggGAACTGTTCCTTTGATTCAGAAACCATCTTTCTCTATTTCACTTTGCTTCACAAATTATCAAAAGTTTGTATTCTAGattacttaatttttaaatttgggacCTTGTTAAGATTTGACTAATAGAATTATGTCACGAGAGCAATTTATGGACCGTATTAATAGACAGACCTTAATTGAGGTCCAAATTGAAAACTAaaagatttaataatatatatttataggacGCAAATCAATAGTTAAGTTTGGTAACTGGAAGTACGTACAAAGTGAAAAATGTGCcgtaaaaaaactaattaatgaAGGATTAGGATTGGAATAGGGATATGCAGGAAGGACATATAAGAGATTAATGACAATATAGTAAAAATTGTCATTAATCAGTTCATATATTGATCTTACCCCACACACCTAATGAGCCAAGCCGGGTTCACAAATTAAATGTAAAACACTCAAACCAGCATTGATCCTCTCCAATCTTTCACGTGTTTATATATGTCTCTTTTTGTGTAGAAAACTtgatatataacaaaaaaaaaaaaaaaacaaagtcaaAATTGCTAAAGCTTCTAAAAGAGAAAGTGCAGAGAAGGCATTTGAGAAAAGTTCAGACTCAACGCAACCAATCCACACACACtgaaattcattctttctcatTATATTTCGTGTACATGCAGTAGAGTGTCTATTTATAGAGGAATGTATAACAAACATTACAATGTGTGCCACTCATATGATGACAGGTGGCTTAGGAAAAGAATCATTTGGTTACGAGGGCAGGTTCTAGAATatccttttttccttctattgGTACCGGTGCACGTTCTGATTTGCTTTTATGCGACTGACTTGGTTGTTGCTGGGCAGTCTCCTGAGCTGCCTTAATACCCTCCTGTGAGCCAAGCGACATTGAAGTTAAAGTGAGGCTTGATCGAAAAAGGTGAAACCGAGTAGATGATAACAGTTTAGTCAGTATATCTGCAATTTGATCCTTGCTGGAAATGAAGGATACTCGGAATGTCTTGGCACTAACTCTTTCTCAAACAAAGTGGTAATAAAGCTTCATATGCTTGGTCCGAGAGTGGAGCATAGGGTTAACAGACAAGTAGGTAACTCCTAGGTTATCACACCACAAAGTAGGAGAATGAGTAAGAAAAATCTCAAGTTCTTTAACTAAAGATTGTAACCAAAGAATTTCACAAGTTGTACATATTGGCGACAGACTTGTACTCGGTTTCAGTGGAAGACCTTGCAATAGTAGCCTTTTTTTGAACCCCAGGAGACGATCGAGATGACCACCAAAGTAAATACAAAAACCGCCAGTAGATTTGCAGTCATCAGGGCGGTCTACATAGTCAGCATCAGAGAATGCCCACAAAGTGAATGATGATTTTGGTGCAAAGTGTAAACCTACAGAAGAAGTATGACGAAGATACCGAAATATACTCTTCATTGCCTACCAGTGAGGAACTCGTGGTCAGTGCATGAATTGGCACACTCTATTTATAGCAAAGGAGATATCAGGCCTGGTGAAGGTAAGGTATTGAAGACTACCTACGACACATTGATATAGCTGAGGGTCTTCAAAGGTATAGCCATCCAGGGAATTTAATTTAGCCGAGGAGAACATTGGTCTAGTGAGGGGTTTGGACAGATGCATGTTTGTGCGATGTAAAAGATCAAAAATTCACT
This is a stretch of genomic DNA from Carya illinoinensis cultivar Pawnee chromosome 3, C.illinoinensisPawnee_v1, whole genome shotgun sequence. It encodes these proteins:
- the LOC122304687 gene encoding protein DMP7-like, with the translated sequence MESKNVQNQESLVAFLETQQPLLENAPVLAPINPKTPAQKAMRKTFKMSAHLANLLPTGTVLSFQFMSPIFTQQGQCHTITSQVRTLCVLAGCCFSCFILCFTDSFRDARGKVRYGLATFQGLWVIDGLVTLGPEEAEKYRLRFIDFFHAFLSILVFAAVALFDKNVVKCFYPAPSEEFKELLVALPIWIGVVCSLLFIAFPSKRHGIGFPLSRE